The genomic DNA TAGCGTTCGGCTCAGTCTTGAAAATGACCTCTTCGCCCTCGTACTCGGCGGTCCATTGCAGTTTCCCCGCTTCATTAAACTCGACCTTATAGGCGTTCGTGGGACCCATTTCCTCGGCCATGATCGCTCGTAGTTGGGCGCCGATAATCGGATCATAGACTACCAATGCGATCTCCGAATTCCAGACTCGCGAGCGAGGATCCATGTTGTAAGAGCCGATGATGCTGATCTCCCGATCAATGACAAAAGCCTTCGTGTGGAGCCCGGAGTTGGAACTGGCCAAGCGGCTCTCTCGATTTCGGTAGTAGTCCATCATCGCTCCGTCGACTCGGAGCTCGTAGAGGTTGACGCCGGCATTGAGCATCGGCTTCCGCGACTTGGCATAATGACCGTGAACCGAGAGGTGGTTGTTCGACATGAGCGAATTCGTCATGATGTGGACCTCGACGCCCCGATCCACCAAGCCCGCAAACGCTTCGATCGTCTCCGGCTCCGGCAACAAGTAAGCACTCTGCAGGTACAACTCGTCATCAATGGAGGGATTGATTTCCTGAAGCAGCTCGAAGATTGCCGACTCCCCCTTTTCCACATACCGCTCAGGGACATCGACCACGACCTCGGCCTTAGTCCACACCAACTGGGATCGAACCTCTTTCAAGCCTGCCATCACCTCATCATGATCGACGGGAATCTGATATGGAACCTCATCAATCGAATCCTGCAAAGTCGAAAGAAGACCGGCCCTCATCTTCCAATGGTCTTCATCGGAAGCCTGATATTTGATGAACGAGTCAATTGGGACAGCTGCCTCAGAATTCCAAAACAGATCGAAGGCTTTGCCCGCCTCTTTCGCTGCCCCGCCGACAACCAGTGCATCCATATCGTCGAAATTCAGCTTGGGATCGATCGCGAAGTAGTCGTCTCCGATATTCCGTCCCCCAAGAATAGCGGCGGCTCCATCGATCAGAAATATCTTATTGTGCATCCGGTGGTTGTATCGCTTGGCCCCCATGACAAAGCCAAAGTTGCGCATAAATCCCCGATTTCCGATTGGATTGAAAATCCGAATTTCCACGTTGGGGTGCGCGGCGACGTCCGCATAGAGCTCGTCCCGGCCGGTGTGGTAAATGTCATCGATGAGAATCCGAACGCGCACGCCCCGATCCGCTTCCTCCATCACGCGATTCAAGAGAAGACGACCCGTCGTATCGCTCTTCCAAAGATAGTATTGCAGATCGATCGTATGCTCCGCCCTCGCAGCCAGCGCATACCGCGCGCGAAAGGCCTCCCGCGAATCCGAAAGCAAATACACCCCCGTGAGTCCCTCCGGAACGTCCTCCGGAGGTTGGAAGAATCGACCAAGCTCCGTCTCCTCCGGAGAGTCCCATACCGTACTTTCATTCTCTCCCAAATTTTTCGGAACCGGGGCGCACGCCGAAAGAAGGAACACCAACGACGTCGCAAAGAGCGAGAGCCCGATGGACCGGAGAACGGAGCTTTTCGAGAACAAGAACATTCGGCAAGCGTCGATCTTGCGGGAATCAGACGAAGGATCAAAGTGAGACAAAACGGGAATTCGTGGAGATCATTAAAAGGGAATTCCAAGATCCTGTGAGGAAAACGCACTCCGGTCAAACCGCAGAGACGAATGTGGAGGACGGCGGGGCTCCCTACTTCGCTCTCCGAGGTGCGCATGGTCTACCCGCACTGCCGCGCCGTTTGTAAGTGACTATGCCGATTTAAATCCTCATACCGACCCGACGGAACGCAGCCTAAAGGTCTGCGCTCCGGAATCCCCTGGCTTTTAGAATTCGAAGTTTCTGCACAAAACGCTAGATCAAGGAGCTTCCGACATCGCCAATCGTAAGCGCATGACTTCAGTCGTGCGCACTCCAGGTCTGACTCTCCGGGGAGGGCCGTGCTCCATCGCTGCAGCTCAGCATGAAAACTCCATGCCCTCTGAAATAATCCCTCTCAAGGCCGCCCTATCCCAAAAAGAAATCGCCCGCCTGCACAGTTCCCTCCACAAAAGTGGGAACTGAGTGCAAGCGGACGATAAAACTCTCACAAACCAATGAAAAAGCTCCAGCCCTCGTCAGGATGAAGCTGAGAGTTCAACTTCCGTCTTAGAAGTTGATACCGGTGCGCAATGCACCGAGATAGACAGGGTCTCGGCTACCATTTCCGTTCGGGTTCAAGACGACCTGAAAATCGGGCTGGATGTAGATCCAAGGAGTAAGCTTCAATTTATAGGTCAGTTCGACCGTGAACTCATTTCCCGAAGGGTCGTTTCCAGTGGCGTCGGTATTGTCCGAATACTCGTCGCTCAACCAAGCGGCAATCAAACCGATTCCAGCCTCGTCGGTCGGTCGGCTGGCAAATGGCCCAATGGCACGGAGGAGAGCCGTCACTTCATAGTGATAGACATTCACTTCTTCCTTGGGAGCATAGCTCAAGGAGATTGAGCCGTCGATATGACGATCACCCTCTTCGCCGAGAAGATAGAGAGACTTTCCGACATTGGCATAATAAAGAGTGTTGTGCTTGCTCGTTTCACCCGAACCATTTACTTCCGTAAACGAACCCGAATTGAACTGCACTCCACCCTTGGCATACCAAGGCAGATCGACGGGAGCTTCCGGCGAGATATAACCGATTTCCCCAGCAAAAGCGGTCGGCCCGTCCCAAGTAAAGTCGACACCATCGTCGTCATAGTTCATGGCGTCCAAATTGTTGGAATTGAAGATACCGCCTTTGAGATACGTTCCCTTCATATCCGAATTCTCGAAGGGACGAACGGTCACTACGGCCCCCAGCTGTTGGGCTGGATCATAGGGCAAACCGGCCGCAAACAAAAGGTTCGGGATGTAGGCCAATTCATCGTTCATAAACGTGCCCCCATACTC from Puniceicoccus vermicola includes the following:
- a CDS encoding phospholipase D family protein, which codes for MSHFDPSSDSRKIDACRMFLFSKSSVLRSIGLSLFATSLVFLLSACAPVPKNLGENESTVWDSPEETELGRFFQPPEDVPEGLTGVYLLSDSREAFRARYALAARAEHTIDLQYYLWKSDTTGRLLLNRVMEEADRGVRVRILIDDIYHTGRDELYADVAAHPNVEIRIFNPIGNRGFMRNFGFVMGAKRYNHRMHNKIFLIDGAAAILGGRNIGDDYFAIDPKLNFDDMDALVVGGAAKEAGKAFDLFWNSEAAVPIDSFIKYQASDEDHWKMRAGLLSTLQDSIDEVPYQIPVDHDEVMAGLKEVRSQLVWTKAEVVVDVPERYVEKGESAIFELLQEINPSIDDELYLQSAYLLPEPETIEAFAGLVDRGVEVHIMTNSLMSNNHLSVHGHYAKSRKPMLNAGVNLYELRVDGAMMDYYRNRESRLASSNSGLHTKAFVIDREISIIGSYNMDPRSRVWNSEIALVVYDPIIGAQLRAIMAEEMGPTNAYKVEFNEAGKLQWTAEYEGEEVIFKTEPNATRTKRSLSRLSGWVPVRRQL
- a CDS encoding carbohydrate porin, giving the protein MKRIILPVTCMIAFCSQSFSEDDLMNRPYLLGDWNGARTSLEEKGVTFDLNNTFDVYDDISGALDSGTEYFGRARATMNLDLEKLIGMENATFSVGAISQYGRNYNRSVFGVLTNPSSIEGVETTRMANIWLEQTLFENLLTYRVGKVDGVGNFGAQEYGGTFMNDELAYIPNLLFAAGLPYDPAQQLGAVVTVRPFENSDMKGTYLKGGIFNSNNLDAMNYDDDGVDFTWDGPTAFAGEIGYISPEAPVDLPWYAKGGVQFNSGSFTEVNGSGETSKHNTLYYANVGKSLYLLGEEGDRHIDGSISLSYAPKEEVNVYHYEVTALLRAIGPFASRPTDEAGIGLIAAWLSDEYSDNTDATGNDPSGNEFTVELTYKLKLTPWIYIQPDFQVVLNPNGNGSRDPVYLGALRTGINF